In one window of Verrucomicrobiota bacterium DNA:
- a CDS encoding PAS domain-containing protein → MHDDVCVSAPPAWWWRFEPVWTALTLFAVLVCPLEAAGELQLDRAEQAWLKMHPVWRAAGGPSPPFQWTDERGKFQGMAADYKRLIESHLRVDVKPVAAASWSDSLEQLRRRECDLSFLTADTPEREAFLLFTDELLELPLVILTRSDEQHIAALRDLAGKPVAITRNWPIHEYLKRDHPEIPLVPRDDVGSAISAVALGNAEAFIGDLASATNALETLGVGNLKVAGETPYVAPFRIAVRKDWPEAIPILNKAIHAITPAEQAGIRRRWISIRQEGISLQRVLTVAVPALIGAVIVTLLVANRHLAREVQRRRRTEAALKASEERWSFALEGSGDGVWDWNVKTNQVFFSRQWKALLGFEEHELANRFEEWVSRVHPDDLERVTSEVSRYLSGVAETGYETEHRMRAKDGSCRWILARGRLVSRAEDGTPLRMVGTHRDITSRRQADEELRQHREHLEETVAARTAQLIEQHETLASVLDATPESVLLLDATGRVLTCNEVAAARFRKKVSEVIGAHYSALLPPETLPRYEQLIRRALETGTMVSDEDGRARSGRHFRTCCNPILNARNEVTGLAVLAVDITELKRAEQRIQEAESRLRDITDSIPGALYQCVMGQDGALSFTFSSEGVKDLIGVEAEDAVRDASTVFETFHPEDAALIDEKARLSAETLARYTQDLRVCHPDGRMTWVRAEAVPRRVPDGTTLWNGHVTDITHRKHLEDELAKAKAAAEAANRAKSIFLAQMSHEIRTPMNAILGFSQLMMRDAALSPAQRRHLETINRSGEHLLTVINDILEMSKIEAGRITLQPGTFDLYAMLDDLERMFRVRAEARQIRFGVERTGRVPQFVYADEGKLRQIFINLIGNAVKFTKRGRVIARLGAVDGPGKSLRLYGEVEDTGPGISTEELPKLFRQFEQTAAGAQSGEGTGLGLAISREFVRLMGGDIQVASEPGQGTTFRFELIVEQGNPATLGLKAHDDGRGLRLRPGQRPLWILIADDKVENRTLFQEVLQSAGFETITAGDGAQAVEEFSRWLPQVVLMDLRMPVLDGREAIRRIRALPSGAATSIIAVTASAFEDDRRETIEAGANDFLSKPFRNRDLLEKIGRLAGAEYVFEKLSPDDSDDSPDDQGYGAEGAVASTEAAGAFSSGLRERLHQAAIRADFDELLGLLDEAATQAPGIAGRLRERLERFDYPSMLALLQPGEVEA, encoded by the coding sequence ATGCACGATGATGTTTGCGTTAGCGCACCGCCTGCGTGGTGGTGGCGTTTTGAACCTGTTTGGACCGCACTGACGCTTTTTGCCGTCCTGGTCTGTCCCTTGGAGGCTGCCGGTGAGCTCCAGTTGGACCGGGCTGAACAGGCATGGCTGAAGATGCACCCGGTCTGGCGCGCCGCCGGGGGGCCTTCACCGCCGTTCCAATGGACTGATGAACGAGGGAAATTCCAGGGGATGGCGGCTGACTACAAGCGGCTGATCGAAAGCCACCTCCGCGTTGACGTCAAACCGGTGGCGGCGGCTTCCTGGAGCGACAGCCTCGAGCAGTTGCGACGCCGGGAATGCGACTTGTCCTTCCTTACCGCAGACACGCCGGAGCGCGAAGCCTTTCTCCTTTTCACCGATGAATTGCTTGAGCTTCCGCTGGTTATTCTGACCCGTTCGGACGAACAGCACATTGCCGCCCTTCGGGACCTCGCGGGCAAACCGGTCGCGATCACTCGCAACTGGCCGATCCACGAGTACCTGAAGCGGGATCACCCTGAGATCCCGCTGGTGCCGCGGGATGACGTCGGGAGCGCGATCAGCGCGGTTGCCTTGGGAAACGCCGAGGCGTTCATCGGTGACCTGGCGTCGGCGACGAATGCACTCGAGACGCTCGGCGTTGGCAACCTTAAGGTTGCCGGCGAGACGCCGTATGTGGCGCCGTTCCGGATCGCGGTGCGAAAGGATTGGCCGGAAGCCATACCCATTCTGAACAAGGCAATCCACGCGATCACACCTGCGGAACAAGCGGGCATTCGGCGGCGCTGGATCAGTATCCGGCAGGAAGGCATTTCGCTGCAGCGGGTTTTGACCGTCGCGGTGCCGGCCTTGATCGGCGCGGTCATCGTGACGTTGCTTGTTGCCAACCGGCACCTGGCGCGTGAAGTCCAACGCCGCAGAAGAACCGAGGCCGCATTGAAAGCGAGCGAAGAGCGCTGGAGCTTCGCGCTTGAAGGCAGCGGAGACGGCGTCTGGGACTGGAATGTAAAAACGAACCAGGTCTTCTTCTCCAGGCAGTGGAAGGCGTTACTGGGCTTTGAGGAGCACGAGTTGGCCAACCGGTTCGAGGAATGGGTGTCGCGCGTTCATCCCGATGACCTCGAACGGGTAACTTCAGAGGTGAGCCGTTACCTCTCCGGCGTGGCGGAGACGGGCTACGAGACCGAGCACCGGATGAGGGCGAAGGATGGTTCCTGTCGCTGGATCCTGGCCCGGGGCCGTCTTGTCTCGCGGGCTGAAGACGGAACTCCTCTGCGCATGGTCGGCACGCATCGGGACATCACTTCCCGGCGCCAGGCTGACGAGGAGCTCCGGCAGCACCGCGAGCACCTCGAGGAGACGGTGGCGGCGCGCACGGCGCAGCTTATCGAGCAGCATGAGACCCTGGCCTCGGTGCTCGACGCCACACCGGAAAGCGTCCTGTTGTTGGATGCGACCGGGCGGGTGCTCACCTGCAACGAGGTTGCCGCAGCGCGCTTCAGGAAGAAGGTGTCCGAAGTTATCGGGGCGCACTATTCGGCATTGCTTCCTCCCGAGACGCTGCCCCGTTACGAGCAGTTGATCCGCCGCGCTCTGGAGACGGGCACCATGGTCAGTGACGAGGACGGTCGCGCGCGGTCGGGCCGCCATTTCCGGACGTGTTGCAATCCCATCCTGAACGCCAGGAACGAAGTTACCGGCCTTGCCGTGTTGGCGGTGGACATCACCGAGCTGAAACGCGCGGAACAGCGTATCCAGGAAGCGGAGTCGAGGCTTCGAGACATTACGGACAGCATTCCGGGCGCCCTTTACCAATGCGTCATGGGTCAGGATGGCGCCCTTTCATTTACGTTTTCAAGCGAGGGCGTCAAGGACCTGATCGGTGTGGAGGCTGAGGACGCGGTGCGCGACGCCAGCACCGTTTTCGAAACGTTCCATCCGGAGGACGCCGCGCTCATTGACGAGAAAGCGCGCCTCTCGGCCGAAACGCTGGCCCGCTACACCCAGGACCTCCGGGTGTGCCACCCCGACGGCAGAATGACCTGGGTGCGGGCTGAAGCCGTTCCGCGGCGCGTGCCGGATGGAACCACGCTCTGGAACGGGCACGTGACGGATATCACGCACCGGAAGCATCTGGAGGACGAACTCGCGAAGGCTAAAGCCGCCGCAGAAGCGGCAAACCGGGCGAAGAGCATTTTTCTGGCGCAAATGTCGCACGAGATCCGGACGCCGATGAATGCCATCCTTGGCTTTTCGCAACTCATGATGCGCGATGCCGCGCTTTCGCCGGCGCAACGGCGCCACCTGGAGACGATCAACCGGAGCGGCGAGCATCTCCTAACGGTCATCAACGATATCCTCGAGATGTCCAAGATCGAAGCCGGCCGGATCACGCTGCAACCCGGCACCTTCGATCTTTACGCGATGCTCGACGACCTCGAGCGCATGTTCCGGGTCCGCGCCGAGGCCCGGCAGATCCGGTTCGGCGTGGAGCGAACCGGCCGCGTGCCGCAGTTCGTGTACGCGGACGAAGGCAAGCTCCGGCAGATCTTTATCAACCTGATCGGCAACGCCGTAAAGTTCACCAAACGCGGCCGGGTGATCGCCCGGTTGGGAGCCGTTGACGGGCCGGGGAAATCGTTGCGGCTGTACGGTGAGGTTGAAGACACCGGCCCCGGTATCTCGACGGAAGAGTTGCCGAAACTTTTCAGGCAGTTCGAGCAGACGGCGGCCGGGGCGCAGTCGGGCGAAGGGACAGGTCTTGGCCTCGCGATCAGCCGGGAATTTGTGCGATTGATGGGCGGTGACATCCAGGTCGCGAGCGAACCCGGGCAGGGAACCACATTCCGGTTCGAGCTCATCGTCGAGCAGGGTAACCCGGCGACGCTCGGGCTCAAAGCGCACGACGACGGGCGCGGGTTGCGCCTGCGGCCCGGACAACGGCCTTTATGGATTCTGATCGCCGACGACAAAGTTGAGAACCGAACACTTTTCCAGGAGGTGCTGCAATCTGCCGGTTTCGAGACCATCACCGCGGGAGACGGTGCGCAGGCAGTCGAGGAATTTTCAAGGTGGCTGCCGCAGGTCGTCCTGATGGATTTACGGATGCCGGTGCTTGATGGCCGTGAAGCGATTCGCCGGATTCGTGCACTGCCGAGTGGGGCCGCAACATCGATCATTGCAGTGACGGCGAGCGCTTTTGAAGATGACCGTCGTGAGACGATCGAAGCAGGGGCAAACGATTTTCTCAGCAAACCATTTCGCAACCGGGATCTCTTGGAGAAGATCGGGCGGTTAGCCGGTGCGGAATACGTCTTTGAAAAGCTTTCCCCGGATGATTCGGATGATTCTCCGGATGATCAAGGATACGGCGCGGAGGGGGCCGTTGCGTCGACCGAGGCCGCGGGCGCGTTCTCGAGCGGTCTGCGGGAACGGCTGCACCAGGCAGCGATCCGCGCCGACTTCGATGAACTCCTGGGCTTGCTGGATGAAGCGGCAACCCAGGCTCCGGGCATCGCCGGCCGGCTGCGCGAACGCCTTGAAAGGTTTGATTACCCCAGCATGCTCGCGCTCTTGCAACCGGGAGAAGTCGAGGCATGA
- a CDS encoding response regulator yields the protein MNLTPASFPADILIVDDTPANLRLITEMLRERGFKTRPVLSGKLALQAARSSPPDLVLLDINMPELDGYEVCQQLKTDPRMREVPVVFLSARDETIDKVRAFRAGAVDYISKPFHIEEVEARVNVHLKLKALRQESEERSRQVEAALRALQAAQAKLRAELSRAAEYVLSLLPARLEKGQVRTDWRMIPSTQLGGDALGYHWLDQENFVFYLLDVSGHGVGPALHSVSILNTLRNRNLSGIDFSDPGEVLTALNEVYSMRRYASFYFTIGYGVLHLPDGALRYAGGGHPATIVRMPTGARVKLDSGGPPIGCFEGTRYASTVLAGVAPAELCVFSDGVYDVRRPGGSRWSFNGFVEYLASGAAGDPPDLDAVHRHVIGVSGGGPLADDFSILRVSVG from the coding sequence ATGAACCTGACGCCCGCGTCGTTCCCGGCGGATATTCTCATCGTGGACGATACGCCGGCAAACCTCCGGCTGATCACGGAGATGTTGCGCGAACGCGGTTTCAAGACGCGGCCGGTTTTGAGCGGGAAGCTGGCGCTCCAAGCGGCGAGGAGCTCTCCGCCGGACCTCGTTTTGCTCGATATCAACATGCCGGAACTCGACGGCTACGAGGTTTGTCAGCAGTTAAAGACCGACCCGCGGATGCGCGAGGTGCCGGTCGTATTTCTCAGCGCGCGCGATGAAACGATTGACAAAGTCCGCGCCTTCCGAGCAGGCGCCGTTGATTACATCAGCAAGCCGTTTCACATCGAAGAAGTTGAAGCCCGGGTGAACGTGCACCTCAAGCTAAAGGCGCTTCGCCAGGAGAGCGAAGAGCGGTCCCGCCAGGTCGAGGCAGCCCTCAGGGCCCTGCAGGCAGCCCAGGCTAAGCTGCGTGCGGAACTGTCGCGGGCGGCTGAATACGTTTTGTCGCTACTGCCTGCGCGCCTGGAGAAGGGACAGGTTCGAACGGACTGGCGGATGATCCCGTCAACCCAACTCGGGGGAGATGCCCTCGGCTATCATTGGCTGGATCAGGAAAACTTTGTGTTTTATCTGCTCGACGTCAGCGGCCATGGCGTGGGCCCGGCGCTGCACTCGGTCTCCATCCTGAACACGCTGCGGAACCGTAACCTGTCTGGGATCGATTTCAGCGACCCGGGAGAGGTGTTGACCGCGCTGAACGAGGTATACTCAATGCGCCGGTACGCCTCATTCTACTTCACCATCGGCTACGGGGTCCTGCACCTGCCGGATGGCGCATTGCGCTATGCGGGCGGAGGACACCCGGCGACGATTGTCCGCATGCCCACCGGCGCACGTGTGAAATTAGACTCCGGAGGTCCGCCGATCGGATGTTTTGAGGGTACCCGTTATGCCAGCACCGTGCTCGCGGGGGTCGCGCCCGCCGAGTTGTGCGTCTTCTCCGACGGCGTTTACGACGTGCGGCGACCGGGGGGAAGCCGCTGGTCGTTCAACGGGTTTGTCGAATACCTGGCCAGCGGCGCGGCCGGCGATCCTCCGGACCTTGACGCGGTGCACCGGCACGTGATCGGCGTTTCCGGTGGCGGCCCCCTGGCCGATGATTTCTCGATCCTCAGGGTTTCTGTCGGCTGA
- a CDS encoding Uma2 family endonuclease — MSLPETVEVHKLTVREFHALEAFLSPDRRHELLDGQIYVMSPPGNPHSSVLDELDDQFRMQRRPGLCVSSGGLRLSETTEFWPDLCLLETRRQGGGNPAARTARLVVEVSDSTLDYDTGDKRRAYQAAGVPEYWVVDVQGRRVLRHLAPDYAPEAFEPPGALSP; from the coding sequence ATGAGCTTGCCCGAAACGGTTGAAGTCCACAAACTCACGGTCCGGGAGTTCCACGCCTTGGAAGCGTTCCTCTCCCCGGACCGCCGCCACGAACTGCTCGACGGCCAGATCTACGTCATGTCCCCGCCCGGTAACCCGCATTCCAGCGTCTTGGACGAACTGGACGACCAATTCCGCATGCAACGTCGCCCCGGCCTTTGCGTTTCGTCTGGGGGGCTGCGCCTGAGCGAAACGACGGAGTTTTGGCCCGACTTGTGTCTGCTGGAAACCCGGCGCCAAGGCGGCGGCAACCCGGCCGCCCGCACGGCCCGACTGGTCGTCGAGGTCTCCGATTCGACCCTCGATTACGACACCGGCGATAAACGGCGGGCTTACCAGGCCGCCGGCGTGCCCGAGTACTGGGTCGTGGACGTGCAGGGGCGCCGCGTGCTGCGCCACCTAGCGCCGGACTATGCCCCGGAGGCCTTCGAGCCGCCGGGCGCTTTAAGCCCCTAG